Proteins encoded by one window of Ovis canadensis isolate MfBH-ARS-UI-01 breed Bighorn chromosome 14, ARS-UI_OviCan_v2, whole genome shotgun sequence:
- the DPEP1 gene encoding dipeptidase 1 isoform X12, producing the protein MPGEASESELRGPVRVPNGCLGQTHSSGRQRVPRDSAMWTGWWLWPLVAVCTADQFRDNAVRLMQSTPVIDGHNDLPWQLLKKFNNQLQDPRANLTSLNSTHTNIPKLKAGFVGAQFWSAYTPCDTQNKDSVKRTLEQIDVIQRMCQLYPETFLCVTDSAGIQQAFQEGKVASLVGVEGGHSIDSSLGVLRALYHLGMRYLTLTHSCNTPWADNWLVDTGEDEAQSQGLSSFGQSVVKEMNRLGVIIDLAHVSVATMEAALQLSKAPVIFSHSSAYSLCHHRRNVPDHVLQLVKQTGSLVMVNFYNDYVSCKAEANLSQVADHLDYIKKVAGAGAVGFGGDYDGVSRLPSGLEDVSKYPDLVAELLRRQWTEEEVRGALAENLLRVFKAVEQASDHKQAPGEEPIPLGQLEASCRTKYGYSGTPSLHLQPGALLASLVALLLSLCLL; encoded by the exons ATGCCTGGTGAGGCCTCTGAGTCTGAGCTGAGGGGACCGGTTCGGGTGCCCAACGG CTGCTTAGGACAGACGCACAGCAGCGGCAGGCAGCGGGTGCCCAGGGACAGTGCCATGTGGACCGGCTGGTGGCTCTGGCCCCTGGTGGCCGTCTGCACTGCAGACCAGTTCCGGGACAATGCGGTGAGACTCATGCAGAGCACACCTGTCATTGACGG GCACAATGACCTGCCTTGGCAGCTGCTGAAGAAGTTCAACAATCAGCTTCAGGACCCGAGGGCCAACCTGACCAGCCTGAACAGCACGCACACCAACATCCCCAAGCTGAAGGCTGGCTTTGTGGGGGCCCAG TTCTGGTCTGCGTACACGCCCTGCGACACCCAGAACAAGGATTCGGTGAAGCGGACGCTGGAGCAGATTGACGTCATCCAGCGCATGTGCCAGCTCTACCCCGAGACTTTCCTGTGCGTCACGGACAGCGCAG GGATCCAGCAGGCCTTCCAGGAGGGGAAGGTGGCCAGTTTGGTTGGCGTGGAGGGCGGCCACTCCATCGACAGCAGTCTAGGTGTCCTGCGGGCGCTCTACCACCTGGGCATGCGCTACCTGACTCTCACCCACAGCTGCAACACGCCCTG GGCCGACAACTGGCTGGTGGACACGGGAGAGGACGAAGCCCAGAGCCAAGGCCTGTCATCCTTCGGGCAG AGCGTCGTGAAGGAGATGAACCGCCTGGGCGTCATCATTGACTTGGCCCACGTGTCCGTGGCCACCATGGAGGCCGCTCTGCAGCTGTCCAAGGCCCCGGTCATCTTCAGCCACTCCTCGGCATACAGCCTGTGCCACCACCGGCGCAACGTGCCCGACCACGTGCTGCAGCTGGTG AAGCAGACGGGCAGCCTGGTAATGGTGAACTTCTACAATGACTACGTTTCCTGCAAAGCAGAGGCCAACTTGTCCCAAGTGGCAG ACCATCTGGACTACATCAAGAAGGTTGCGGGAGCTGGAGCCGTGGGCTTTGGTGGGGACTACGATGGTGTGTCCAG GCTCCCCTCCGGGCTGGAGGACGTGTCCAAGTATCCAGACCTGGTCGCTGAGCTGCTCAGGAGacagtggacagaggaggaggTCAGGGGTGCCCTGGCTGAAAACCTACTAAGGGTCTTCAAGGCAGTGGAGCAG GCTAGCGATCACAAGCAGGCTCCTGGAGAGGAGCCCATCCCACTGGGCCAGCTGGAGGCTTCCTGCAGGACCAAGTACGGCTACTCAGGGACCCCCAGCCTCCacctccagccaggggccctgctggCCTCCCTTGTGGCCCTCCTCCTCAGCCTGTGTCTTCTCTGA
- the DPEP1 gene encoding dipeptidase 1 isoform X19, translating to MWTGWWLWPLVAVCTADQFRDNAVRLMQSTPVIDGHNDLPWQLLKKFNNQLQDPRANLTSLNSTHTNIPKLKAGFVGAQFWSAYTPCDTQNKDSVKRTLEQIDVIQRMCQLYPETFLCVTDSAGIQQAFQEGKVASLVGVEGGHSIDSSLGVLRALYHLGMRYLTLTHSCNTPWADNWLVDTGEDEAQSQGLSSFGQSVVKEMNRLGVIIDLAHVSVATMEAALQLSKAPVIFSHSSAYSLCHHRRNVPDHVLQLVKQTGSLVMVNFYNDYVSCKAEANLSQVADHLDYIKKVAGAGAVGFGGDYDGVSRLPSGLEDVSKYPDLVAELLRRQWTEEEVRGALAENLLRVFKAVEQSTS from the exons ATGTGGACCGGCTGGTGGCTCTGGCCCCTGGTGGCCGTCTGCACTGCAGACCAGTTCCGGGACAATGCGGTGAGACTCATGCAGAGCACACCTGTCATTGACGG GCACAATGACCTGCCTTGGCAGCTGCTGAAGAAGTTCAACAATCAGCTTCAGGACCCGAGGGCCAACCTGACCAGCCTGAACAGCACGCACACCAACATCCCCAAGCTGAAGGCTGGCTTTGTGGGGGCCCAG TTCTGGTCTGCGTACACGCCCTGCGACACCCAGAACAAGGATTCGGTGAAGCGGACGCTGGAGCAGATTGACGTCATCCAGCGCATGTGCCAGCTCTACCCCGAGACTTTCCTGTGCGTCACGGACAGCGCAG GGATCCAGCAGGCCTTCCAGGAGGGGAAGGTGGCCAGTTTGGTTGGCGTGGAGGGCGGCCACTCCATCGACAGCAGTCTAGGTGTCCTGCGGGCGCTCTACCACCTGGGCATGCGCTACCTGACTCTCACCCACAGCTGCAACACGCCCTG GGCCGACAACTGGCTGGTGGACACGGGAGAGGACGAAGCCCAGAGCCAAGGCCTGTCATCCTTCGGGCAG AGCGTCGTGAAGGAGATGAACCGCCTGGGCGTCATCATTGACTTGGCCCACGTGTCCGTGGCCACCATGGAGGCCGCTCTGCAGCTGTCCAAGGCCCCGGTCATCTTCAGCCACTCCTCGGCATACAGCCTGTGCCACCACCGGCGCAACGTGCCCGACCACGTGCTGCAGCTGGTG AAGCAGACGGGCAGCCTGGTAATGGTGAACTTCTACAATGACTACGTTTCCTGCAAAGCAGAGGCCAACTTGTCCCAAGTGGCAG ACCATCTGGACTACATCAAGAAGGTTGCGGGAGCTGGAGCCGTGGGCTTTGGTGGGGACTACGATGGTGTGTCCAG GCTCCCCTCCGGGCTGGAGGACGTGTCCAAGTATCCAGACCTGGTCGCTGAGCTGCTCAGGAGacagtggacagaggaggaggTCAGGGGTGCCCTGGCTGAAAACCTACTAAGGGTCTTCAAGGCAGTGGAGCAG
- the DPEP1 gene encoding dipeptidase 1 isoform X3, giving the protein MPGEASESELRGPVRVPNGLTPGNVSSVTNLQESSAAEVPELNVNDPVRPALWNPATPRSQSCPPEPGCWPSPGTRITDSPIPAAPGSILKLPHSRPVCPQTIHLRDLCKPRGAFKDAKPNLVCRTQALGPRGGRGGNALITDKREVGQRSPGPKASVFWQDSCLGQTHSSGRQRVPRDSAMWTGWWLWPLVAVCTADQFRDNAVRLMQSTPVIDGHNDLPWQLLKKFNNQLQDPRANLTSLNSTHTNIPKLKAGFVGAQFWSAYTPCDTQNKDSVKRTLEQIDVIQRMCQLYPETFLCVTDSAGIQQAFQEGKVASLVGVEGGHSIDSSLGVLRALYHLGMRYLTLTHSCNTPWADNWLVDTGEDEAQSQGLSSFGQSVVKEMNRLGVIIDLAHVSVATMEAALQLSKAPVIFSHSSAYSLCHHRRNVPDHVLQLVKQTGSLVMVNFYNDYVSCKAEANLSQVADHLDYIKKVAGAGAVGFGGDYDGVSRLPSGLEDVSKYPDLVAELLRRQWTEEEVRGALAENLLRVFKAVEQSTS; this is encoded by the exons ATGCCTGGTGAGGCCTCTGAGTCTGAGCTGAGGGGACCGGTTCGGGTGCCCAACGG CTTAACTCCTGGAAATGTGTCCTCTGTCACCAACTTGCAAGAGTCATCTGCAGCTGAAGTCCCAGAACTGAACGTGAATGACCCGGTAAGACCAGCCCTGTGGAACCCAGCAACCCCGAGGAGCCAGAGTTGCCCACCAGAACCAGGATGCTGGCCCAGCCCTGGGACAAGGATCACTGATTCACCCATCCCAGCAGCTCCTGGGAGCATCCTCAAACTGCCCCACTCAAGACCTGTTTGTCCTCAAACAATCCATCTGAGAGACCTGT GCAAACCGAGGGGTGCATTCAAGGACGCAAAACCGAATCTTGTTTGCAGAACTCAGGCACTGGGTCCTAGGGGCGGGCGTGGAG GGAATGCGCTGATTACTGATAAACGGGAGGTTGGGCAGCGATCACCTGGACCAAAGGCCTCCGTCTTCTGGCAGGACAGCTGCTTAGGACAGACGCACAGCAGCGGCAGGCAGCGGGTGCCCAGGGACAGTGCCATGTGGACCGGCTGGTGGCTCTGGCCCCTGGTGGCCGTCTGCACTGCAGACCAGTTCCGGGACAATGCGGTGAGACTCATGCAGAGCACACCTGTCATTGACGG GCACAATGACCTGCCTTGGCAGCTGCTGAAGAAGTTCAACAATCAGCTTCAGGACCCGAGGGCCAACCTGACCAGCCTGAACAGCACGCACACCAACATCCCCAAGCTGAAGGCTGGCTTTGTGGGGGCCCAG TTCTGGTCTGCGTACACGCCCTGCGACACCCAGAACAAGGATTCGGTGAAGCGGACGCTGGAGCAGATTGACGTCATCCAGCGCATGTGCCAGCTCTACCCCGAGACTTTCCTGTGCGTCACGGACAGCGCAG GGATCCAGCAGGCCTTCCAGGAGGGGAAGGTGGCCAGTTTGGTTGGCGTGGAGGGCGGCCACTCCATCGACAGCAGTCTAGGTGTCCTGCGGGCGCTCTACCACCTGGGCATGCGCTACCTGACTCTCACCCACAGCTGCAACACGCCCTG GGCCGACAACTGGCTGGTGGACACGGGAGAGGACGAAGCCCAGAGCCAAGGCCTGTCATCCTTCGGGCAG AGCGTCGTGAAGGAGATGAACCGCCTGGGCGTCATCATTGACTTGGCCCACGTGTCCGTGGCCACCATGGAGGCCGCTCTGCAGCTGTCCAAGGCCCCGGTCATCTTCAGCCACTCCTCGGCATACAGCCTGTGCCACCACCGGCGCAACGTGCCCGACCACGTGCTGCAGCTGGTG AAGCAGACGGGCAGCCTGGTAATGGTGAACTTCTACAATGACTACGTTTCCTGCAAAGCAGAGGCCAACTTGTCCCAAGTGGCAG ACCATCTGGACTACATCAAGAAGGTTGCGGGAGCTGGAGCCGTGGGCTTTGGTGGGGACTACGATGGTGTGTCCAG GCTCCCCTCCGGGCTGGAGGACGTGTCCAAGTATCCAGACCTGGTCGCTGAGCTGCTCAGGAGacagtggacagaggaggaggTCAGGGGTGCCCTGGCTGAAAACCTACTAAGGGTCTTCAAGGCAGTGGAGCAG
- the DPEP1 gene encoding dipeptidase 1 isoform X15, giving the protein MWTGWWLWPLVAVCTADQFRDNAVRLMQSTPVIDGHNDLPWQLLKKFNNQLQDPRANLTSLNSTHTNIPKLKAGFVGAQFWSAYTPCDTQNKDSVKRTLEQIDVIQRMCQLYPETFLCVTDSAGIQQAFQEGKVASLVGVEGGHSIDSSLGVLRALYHLGMRYLTLTHSCNTPWADNWLVDTGEDEAQSQGLSSFGQSVVKEMNRLGVIIDLAHVSVATMEAALQLSKAPVIFSHSSAYSLCHHRRNVPDHVLQLVKQTGSLVMVNFYNDYVSCKAEANLSQVADHLDYIKKVAGAGAVGFGGDYDGVSRLPSGLEDVSKYPDLVAELLRRQWTEEEVRGALAENLLRVFKAVEQASDHKQAPGEEPIPLGQLEASCRTKYGYSGTPSLHLQPGALLASLVALLLSLCLL; this is encoded by the exons ATGTGGACCGGCTGGTGGCTCTGGCCCCTGGTGGCCGTCTGCACTGCAGACCAGTTCCGGGACAATGCGGTGAGACTCATGCAGAGCACACCTGTCATTGACGG GCACAATGACCTGCCTTGGCAGCTGCTGAAGAAGTTCAACAATCAGCTTCAGGACCCGAGGGCCAACCTGACCAGCCTGAACAGCACGCACACCAACATCCCCAAGCTGAAGGCTGGCTTTGTGGGGGCCCAG TTCTGGTCTGCGTACACGCCCTGCGACACCCAGAACAAGGATTCGGTGAAGCGGACGCTGGAGCAGATTGACGTCATCCAGCGCATGTGCCAGCTCTACCCCGAGACTTTCCTGTGCGTCACGGACAGCGCAG GGATCCAGCAGGCCTTCCAGGAGGGGAAGGTGGCCAGTTTGGTTGGCGTGGAGGGCGGCCACTCCATCGACAGCAGTCTAGGTGTCCTGCGGGCGCTCTACCACCTGGGCATGCGCTACCTGACTCTCACCCACAGCTGCAACACGCCCTG GGCCGACAACTGGCTGGTGGACACGGGAGAGGACGAAGCCCAGAGCCAAGGCCTGTCATCCTTCGGGCAG AGCGTCGTGAAGGAGATGAACCGCCTGGGCGTCATCATTGACTTGGCCCACGTGTCCGTGGCCACCATGGAGGCCGCTCTGCAGCTGTCCAAGGCCCCGGTCATCTTCAGCCACTCCTCGGCATACAGCCTGTGCCACCACCGGCGCAACGTGCCCGACCACGTGCTGCAGCTGGTG AAGCAGACGGGCAGCCTGGTAATGGTGAACTTCTACAATGACTACGTTTCCTGCAAAGCAGAGGCCAACTTGTCCCAAGTGGCAG ACCATCTGGACTACATCAAGAAGGTTGCGGGAGCTGGAGCCGTGGGCTTTGGTGGGGACTACGATGGTGTGTCCAG GCTCCCCTCCGGGCTGGAGGACGTGTCCAAGTATCCAGACCTGGTCGCTGAGCTGCTCAGGAGacagtggacagaggaggaggTCAGGGGTGCCCTGGCTGAAAACCTACTAAGGGTCTTCAAGGCAGTGGAGCAG GCTAGCGATCACAAGCAGGCTCCTGGAGAGGAGCCCATCCCACTGGGCCAGCTGGAGGCTTCCTGCAGGACCAAGTACGGCTACTCAGGGACCCCCAGCCTCCacctccagccaggggccctgctggCCTCCCTTGTGGCCCTCCTCCTCAGCCTGTGTCTTCTCTGA
- the DPEP1 gene encoding dipeptidase 1 isoform X18, whose amino-acid sequence MWTGWWLWPLVAVCTADQFRDNAVRLMQSTPVIDGHNDLPWQLLKKFNNQLQDPRANLTSLNSTHTNIPKLKAGFVGAQFWSAYTPCDTQNKDSVKRTLEQIDVIQRMCQLYPETFLCVTDSAGIQQAFQEGKVASLVGVEGGHSIDSSLGVLRALYHLGMRYLTLTHSCNTPWADNWLVDTGEDEAQSQGLSSFGQSVVKEMNRLGVIIDLAHVSVATMEAALQLSKAPVIFSHSSAYSLCHHRRNVPDHVLQLVKQTGSLVMVNFYNDYVSCKAEANLSQVADHLDYIKKVAGAGAVGFGGDYDGVSRLPSGLEDVSKYPDLVAELLRRQWTEEEVRGALAENLLRVFKAVEQLMVRNTCGLQVLEE is encoded by the exons ATGTGGACCGGCTGGTGGCTCTGGCCCCTGGTGGCCGTCTGCACTGCAGACCAGTTCCGGGACAATGCGGTGAGACTCATGCAGAGCACACCTGTCATTGACGG GCACAATGACCTGCCTTGGCAGCTGCTGAAGAAGTTCAACAATCAGCTTCAGGACCCGAGGGCCAACCTGACCAGCCTGAACAGCACGCACACCAACATCCCCAAGCTGAAGGCTGGCTTTGTGGGGGCCCAG TTCTGGTCTGCGTACACGCCCTGCGACACCCAGAACAAGGATTCGGTGAAGCGGACGCTGGAGCAGATTGACGTCATCCAGCGCATGTGCCAGCTCTACCCCGAGACTTTCCTGTGCGTCACGGACAGCGCAG GGATCCAGCAGGCCTTCCAGGAGGGGAAGGTGGCCAGTTTGGTTGGCGTGGAGGGCGGCCACTCCATCGACAGCAGTCTAGGTGTCCTGCGGGCGCTCTACCACCTGGGCATGCGCTACCTGACTCTCACCCACAGCTGCAACACGCCCTG GGCCGACAACTGGCTGGTGGACACGGGAGAGGACGAAGCCCAGAGCCAAGGCCTGTCATCCTTCGGGCAG AGCGTCGTGAAGGAGATGAACCGCCTGGGCGTCATCATTGACTTGGCCCACGTGTCCGTGGCCACCATGGAGGCCGCTCTGCAGCTGTCCAAGGCCCCGGTCATCTTCAGCCACTCCTCGGCATACAGCCTGTGCCACCACCGGCGCAACGTGCCCGACCACGTGCTGCAGCTGGTG AAGCAGACGGGCAGCCTGGTAATGGTGAACTTCTACAATGACTACGTTTCCTGCAAAGCAGAGGCCAACTTGTCCCAAGTGGCAG ACCATCTGGACTACATCAAGAAGGTTGCGGGAGCTGGAGCCGTGGGCTTTGGTGGGGACTACGATGGTGTGTCCAG GCTCCCCTCCGGGCTGGAGGACGTGTCCAAGTATCCAGACCTGGTCGCTGAGCTGCTCAGGAGacagtggacagaggaggaggTCAGGGGTGCCCTGGCTGAAAACCTACTAAGGGTCTTCAAGGCAGTGGAGCAG